Sequence from the Gemmatimonadota bacterium genome:
GGGCCTTCGCGGGGGACGTAATGCTCTCATCCAGGCAGACCGGCGTCTCTATCTGACGCTGCAGTTCGGCATGGTCGACCAGGTCGTCCCGCATCAGGGGTTGCTCGATCATGGCCAGGTTGTACCGGTCCAGTTTTCTGAACATTGGCAGGTCGTCCAGCGTGTAACCGCTGTTGCAGTCGATATGGAAGACCGGGTCCGGAAAGGCCGAACGGACCGCGGCGATCATGTCGAGGTCCCATCCCCGGCTGTACTTCAGCTTGATCCGCTTGAATCCCGCCTTCACGGCCTGCTCGATGTTGCCCAGCAGCATGTCGATGCTGTCCTGCACACCGAAGTCGGCCCCGACGTCAATGACCGGCCCCTTGCCGCCGATCGTTTGCCAGAGCGGCTTGCCCTCCAGCCGGGCGTGCAGGTTCCACCAGGCCGCATCCAGGCCGCCCTTGGCGAAGAAGTTGCCGGCGACCCAGTCGCATGCCTCGTGAAGATCCCGGCCACTGTCGATCCGCTTGCCGACCAGCAGCGGTGCGAGGACGTCCCGGGTCACCGCGAAGACGCCGGCCGTGTATT
This genomic interval carries:
- the menC gene encoding o-succinylbenzoate synthase, giving the protein MPVIDAVELYHVAMPLIYPWRTAYGSDDVIESVLVKMHAGDAVGWGETTPLAKPTYSPEYTAGVFAVTRDVLAPLLVGKRIDSGRDLHEACDWVAGNFFAKGGLDAAWWNLHARLEGKPLWQTIGGKGPVIDVGADFGVQDSIDMLLGNIEQAVKAGFKRIKLKYSRGWDLDMIAAVRSAFPDPVFHIDCNSGYTLDDLPMFRKLDRYNLAMIEQPLMRDDLVDHAELQRQIETPVCLDESITSPAKARKAIRIGAARWINIKPARVGGLTLALETNRVCEEEGIPCWTGGMLESALGASFCMALATLPNMMYPSDVFPSTRFYERDLSAPPLELSGPSQMVLSDTPGAGAEPVPELLEQQTIDRAVIDGS